Proteins encoded by one window of Chondromyces crocatus:
- a CDS encoding FG-GAP-like repeat-containing protein, translating to MPTSASRKLHVFRASSAPSSPSRRHHPFPPALLLLITIVLVGACSDAGFPLSWSRNSQALWDVSPIPPIPPLLCLGPDDGPSPFPPDLAQGTTSATGTLPGSFSVTSTGEATYTIPVPTLPGRAGIEPSLAIAYDSAQGEGLLGIGFHLQGLSSVERCPRNVAQDGHIVPVRDAEDDALCLDGQRLVPVDPQPGRVAREYRTFPDSFTRVEADFAESEGWPATRGPKRLRAYGKAGLIYEYGGESSGRVLAQEEVVRSWLLTRLSDRDGNTMEVVYRNDLHAKGYTVEHAPQRITYTGHPTVPASRTVEFTYGPLESADVRVLYARGMELRRSLSLRAIQVFGPGHVLARELRFGYGHGPATGRLRLEAVRECAGDGTCKPPTRFAWHTAGATGYRQHQTPVEMPLSERGTLMTMDVSGDGLDDVVMSDMVVEAGAEQPITRWSVALNRSQELTPAFFEAAVVGQEQPHTLYEEPPYQPELGTPLDYDHDGRMDLFLHDVHGQALTWEVLLSNGDGRFTRRDTGVPRPFTMGMTPAGLRSPDASTHLVDVDGDGMVDLLQCTMSAHEQLWYLHRWTAAAAGFAPHGDRVHALSSYPCHAELHAVDVDADGRVDLVMQELILVGSQVRAGWQYVAFSYELSDGSWTRALTGLRLTPPGDRVFFLDVNGDGLPDAVQSSRDDEQLYTSMNTGAGFAAPVPSLTTPTLGAARFVRFASVLDHNADGRQDLLLAMSDGGSESLPAWKVLQATGEVGPGTFEIVHPGLPMGVVLQQDALPTPDHPLTPRVTDVNGDGAQDLLYAFNNQVHVFENVLGQEDLLATVTDGMNAHDPADAESLPNVQIRYDHLIDRARTTAGFEDTPGIPSAEQRTYRPLEHSDEDQCRYPVRCVVGHRRVVSGYVLNNGADRPRTFQMAYRKGRHHRLGRGFLGFGTRIVRDLDTGAGTAEFYDNTTFDGAVQAFPFRGQVQRSWRWSPSLPLDAHSAEAVSVELLTTRSFPVVIPTQTGTYFTLSLLEGKSRHQGTFSPGSGKTLEEAVRALEGDLSTRMSDTLRTVSDFDLYGNILAEQTQTDGVDLALSVTRSFDNDPLSWHLGELTRETTCSKAGGETQCRVMHRSYDGRGHVRLERVGGEPFDTEMQLDVWFSRDELGNIHSTRSRDGTGQVRATCTSYDALGLTPYAHRNLEGHQSYTRYDPALGVLRASVDPNGLVSRWAYDGFGRVTLESLPGRMPTAIRRTWTKDGGAAGNAWNLKIRTASVGGQDETVQFDGLGREVRWWWQALDVGAEQAPRMMQEVGFDARGEHLAWRSLPIMDPAPPGSVQVRETWQYDGMGRVLRHVTP from the coding sequence ATGCCGACATCGGCCTCACGCAAGCTGCATGTCTTTCGCGCCTCGTCCGCGCCTTCCTCGCCTTCTCGACGACACCATCCCTTCCCACCTGCGCTGCTTCTCCTCATCACCATCGTCCTCGTCGGCGCGTGCAGCGACGCTGGTTTTCCGCTCTCCTGGTCCAGGAACTCGCAGGCGCTCTGGGATGTCTCACCGATCCCGCCCATCCCTCCGCTCCTGTGCCTCGGCCCCGACGACGGTCCATCCCCGTTCCCGCCTGACCTCGCGCAGGGCACCACGTCCGCCACAGGCACCCTTCCAGGGAGCTTTTCGGTCACGAGCACGGGCGAGGCGACGTACACGATCCCAGTCCCCACGCTACCTGGGCGAGCCGGGATCGAGCCTTCGCTGGCGATTGCCTACGACAGCGCGCAGGGCGAAGGACTGCTCGGCATCGGCTTCCACTTGCAGGGCCTCTCGTCGGTCGAGCGATGTCCGAGGAATGTGGCGCAGGATGGTCACATCGTGCCGGTCCGGGATGCCGAGGACGACGCCTTGTGCCTCGATGGGCAGCGGCTCGTCCCCGTGGACCCGCAGCCAGGGCGCGTGGCGCGGGAGTACCGCACGTTCCCGGACAGCTTCACGCGGGTCGAGGCCGACTTTGCGGAGAGCGAAGGCTGGCCGGCGACGCGTGGGCCGAAGCGGCTGCGTGCATATGGCAAGGCGGGGCTGATCTACGAATACGGTGGAGAATCATCGGGTCGGGTGCTCGCGCAGGAGGAGGTGGTGAGGTCGTGGCTGCTCACGCGACTCAGCGATCGGGACGGCAACACGATGGAGGTGGTCTACCGGAATGACCTCCACGCGAAGGGCTACACCGTCGAGCACGCGCCGCAGCGGATCACGTACACCGGCCATCCGACCGTGCCGGCGTCGCGCACGGTGGAGTTCACGTATGGGCCGCTGGAGTCGGCGGACGTGCGGGTGCTCTACGCCCGGGGGATGGAGCTGCGCCGCTCGCTGAGCTTGCGCGCGATCCAGGTGTTCGGACCGGGGCACGTGCTCGCGAGGGAGCTGCGCTTCGGCTACGGGCATGGGCCGGCGACGGGACGCTTGCGGCTGGAGGCGGTTCGGGAATGCGCGGGGGACGGGACGTGCAAGCCGCCGACGCGCTTCGCCTGGCACACGGCCGGAGCGACTGGGTACAGGCAGCATCAGACGCCCGTGGAGATGCCGCTGTCGGAGCGCGGGACGCTGATGACGATGGACGTCAGCGGCGATGGCCTCGACGACGTGGTGATGTCCGACATGGTGGTGGAGGCTGGCGCCGAGCAGCCGATCACCCGCTGGTCGGTCGCGCTCAACCGGAGCCAGGAGCTGACGCCGGCGTTCTTCGAGGCGGCCGTCGTCGGGCAGGAGCAGCCGCACACCCTCTACGAGGAGCCGCCGTACCAGCCGGAGCTGGGGACGCCGCTCGACTACGACCACGATGGCCGGATGGATCTGTTCCTGCACGACGTGCACGGGCAGGCGCTGACGTGGGAGGTGCTGCTGTCGAATGGCGACGGGAGGTTCACGCGGCGGGATACGGGCGTGCCGCGGCCGTTCACGATGGGCATGACGCCGGCGGGATTGCGCAGCCCGGATGCGTCGACGCACCTGGTGGATGTTGACGGTGACGGGATGGTGGACCTGCTGCAGTGCACCATGAGCGCGCACGAGCAGCTCTGGTATCTGCATCGCTGGACGGCGGCGGCGGCGGGCTTCGCGCCGCATGGGGATCGGGTGCACGCGCTGAGCTCCTACCCGTGCCACGCCGAGCTGCACGCGGTCGACGTCGACGCGGATGGGCGGGTGGACCTGGTGATGCAGGAGCTGATCCTCGTCGGTAGCCAGGTGCGGGCGGGGTGGCAGTACGTGGCGTTCTCGTACGAGCTGTCCGATGGTTCGTGGACGCGCGCGCTGACGGGGCTGCGGCTCACGCCGCCTGGGGACCGGGTGTTCTTCCTCGATGTAAACGGGGATGGGCTGCCCGATGCGGTGCAGAGCAGCCGGGACGATGAGCAACTGTACACGTCGATGAATACCGGCGCGGGCTTCGCGGCGCCGGTGCCGAGCCTGACGACGCCAACGCTCGGGGCTGCGAGGTTCGTTCGCTTTGCGTCGGTGCTCGATCACAACGCGGATGGGCGACAAGACCTGCTGCTCGCCATGAGCGATGGGGGCTCGGAGTCGCTGCCCGCGTGGAAGGTGCTTCAGGCGACGGGGGAGGTCGGGCCGGGGACGTTCGAGATCGTCCATCCCGGGCTGCCGATGGGTGTGGTGCTCCAGCAGGACGCGCTGCCCACGCCCGACCATCCGCTCACGCCGCGTGTCACCGATGTGAATGGGGATGGAGCGCAGGATCTGCTCTATGCGTTCAACAACCAGGTCCATGTGTTCGAGAACGTCCTCGGCCAAGAGGATCTGCTCGCGACCGTGACCGACGGCATGAATGCGCACGATCCGGCGGACGCGGAGTCCCTGCCCAATGTGCAGATCCGGTACGACCACCTGATCGATCGTGCGCGCACGACGGCTGGTTTCGAGGACACGCCCGGGATCCCGTCAGCCGAGCAGCGCACCTATCGGCCTCTGGAGCACAGCGATGAGGACCAGTGCCGCTATCCGGTGCGGTGCGTGGTCGGGCATCGGCGGGTGGTGAGCGGCTATGTGCTCAACAATGGCGCGGATCGGCCGCGTACTTTCCAGATGGCCTACCGCAAGGGTCGTCATCACCGCCTGGGCCGAGGGTTTCTGGGGTTCGGGACCCGGATCGTGCGTGACCTCGACACCGGCGCGGGGACGGCCGAGTTCTACGACAACACGACGTTCGATGGGGCGGTTCAGGCGTTTCCCTTCCGAGGGCAGGTGCAGCGCTCGTGGCGCTGGAGTCCGAGCTTGCCGCTGGACGCGCACAGCGCAGAGGCAGTGTCGGTCGAGCTGCTGACGACGCGCAGCTTCCCGGTGGTGATCCCTACGCAGACGGGGACCTACTTCACGCTCTCGCTGCTGGAGGGCAAGAGCCGTCATCAGGGCACGTTCTCGCCGGGGAGTGGAAAGACGCTCGAAGAAGCCGTGAGGGCTCTGGAGGGCGATCTCTCGACACGGATGAGCGACACGCTGCGTACCGTCAGCGACTTCGACCTCTACGGGAACATCCTCGCCGAGCAGACGCAGACCGACGGCGTCGACCTCGCGCTCTCGGTGACGCGTAGCTTCGACAACGACCCGCTCTCCTGGCACCTCGGTGAGCTGACGCGAGAGACGACGTGCAGCAAGGCAGGCGGCGAGACGCAGTGCCGGGTGATGCACCGGAGCTACGATGGCCGCGGACACGTCCGCCTGGAGCGCGTTGGAGGAGAGCCCTTCGACACCGAGATGCAGCTCGATGTCTGGTTCTCGCGGGACGAGCTGGGCAACATCCACAGCACCCGGTCGCGTGACGGCACAGGACAGGTGCGTGCAACCTGCACCAGCTACGACGCGCTGGGCCTCACGCCGTATGCCCACCGCAACCTGGAGGGGCATCAGAGCTACACACGTTACGACCCGGCGCTGGGCGTGCTGCGGGCGTCGGTGGATCCCAACGGCCTGGTGAGCCGCTGGGCCTACGATGGCTTCGGGCGGGTGACGCTGGAGAGCCTCCCAGGGCGCATGCCCACCGCCATCCGGCGTACGTGGACGAAGGATGGAGGAGCGGCTGGCAACGCCTGGAATTTGAAGATCCGCACCGCCTCGGTGGGGGGCCAGGACGAGACCGTGCAGTTCGATGGGCTCGGGCGGGAGGTGCGCTGGTGGTGGCAAGCGCTCGACGTGGGGGCAGAGCAAGCGCCGCGGATGATGCAGGAGGTCGGCTTCGATGCACGGGGCGAGCACCTCGCGTGGCGTTCGCTGCCGATCATGGATCCCGCACCACCAGGCTCGGTGCAGGTGCGAGAGACGTGGCAGTACGACGGGATGGGGCGGGTGCTCCGGCACGTCACGCCGTGA
- a CDS encoding ABC-three component system middle component 6 encodes MILPSKHLREDRALITIGAEVLQLLREPKTVSRLWSETKRRRDTATPITYDWFVLALDLLFAMGLIAFERGKVQKTRSAT; translated from the coding sequence ATGATCCTGCCGAGCAAGCACCTTCGTGAAGATCGGGCTCTCATCACGATCGGCGCCGAGGTTTTGCAGCTTCTGCGCGAGCCCAAGACCGTTTCACGGCTCTGGTCCGAGACGAAGCGACGTCGGGATACGGCGACGCCAATCACGTACGACTGGTTCGTGCTGGCTCTCGACCTGCTCTTTGCAATGGGGCTCATCGCATTCGAGCGGGGCAAGGTCCAGAAGACGCGGAGTGCGACATGA
- a CDS encoding ABC-three component system protein: MIGRIESSLPTFKPLRFGPGLNVLLTQKSPGATERQTRNGAGKTSFVELVHFLLGSNADPRHFLRAEKALETATFSMAFDLSGARVEVERSASRPNEFVIAQGDPSQWPCKPKLDKKTGHLTLRREDWNANLGCLMFGLPAPAGQEERRFGPTFRSLFSYFARRQGSGGFLRPEQHAEKQSPWDQQVAVTFLLGLDPAIPQELQEVRQREKALTEFRRAAREGAFGELIEKAADLRTKVTVSEARAARLREQLATFHVVPQYREHEQEASRITVRLAELANDNQADRQLVLQLREAVTAEAPPRFAEVKQAYEEAGVVLPGLVVKRFEDVERFHRSIVENRRSHLRAEIDAAEERIRARDHEKQGLDERRAQIMGLLESGGALEHFSQLQAEVARIESNTESLRRRYEAADTLERKGAELEVERARLHQRLQDDHHEQRDVIDEAVLTFENLSTALYEKAGSLTVEATVNGPVFEIKIEASRSKGINNMQIFCFDMMLMELWAKRGRGPGVLIHDSHLFDGVDERQVAHALEIGAERAKLHGFQYIVTMNEDAVPRAALPSSFDFDRHVLDVRLTDASEGGGLFGFRFD, encoded by the coding sequence ATGATCGGGCGCATTGAAAGCTCGTTGCCCACGTTCAAGCCCCTCCGTTTCGGGCCAGGGCTGAACGTGCTGCTCACGCAGAAGAGTCCAGGAGCGACGGAGCGGCAGACCCGCAACGGGGCCGGCAAGACGAGCTTCGTGGAACTCGTCCACTTTCTCCTTGGAAGCAACGCAGACCCCAGACACTTTCTGCGAGCAGAGAAGGCGCTCGAGACGGCGACGTTCAGCATGGCCTTCGACCTCTCCGGGGCTCGTGTCGAGGTGGAACGGAGCGCTTCACGCCCGAACGAGTTCGTCATTGCGCAAGGCGATCCGTCGCAGTGGCCGTGCAAGCCGAAGCTGGACAAGAAGACGGGTCACCTCACGTTGAGACGGGAAGACTGGAATGCCAATCTCGGGTGCTTGATGTTCGGGCTGCCTGCGCCAGCCGGTCAGGAGGAGCGCCGCTTCGGACCGACGTTCCGCTCGCTCTTCTCGTACTTCGCCCGTCGCCAGGGCTCGGGTGGGTTCCTTCGCCCGGAGCAGCACGCCGAGAAGCAGTCTCCCTGGGATCAGCAGGTCGCAGTCACGTTTCTCCTTGGCCTCGATCCGGCCATCCCGCAGGAATTGCAGGAGGTGCGCCAGCGCGAGAAGGCGCTGACGGAGTTTCGGAGAGCCGCTCGCGAGGGCGCTTTCGGCGAGCTCATCGAGAAGGCTGCGGATCTACGGACCAAGGTGACGGTGAGCGAGGCGCGGGCAGCCCGCCTTCGTGAACAGCTCGCGACGTTCCACGTCGTCCCGCAGTATCGCGAGCACGAGCAGGAGGCCTCTCGGATCACGGTGAGACTCGCGGAGCTGGCGAACGACAACCAGGCCGATCGCCAGCTCGTCCTCCAGCTCCGGGAGGCCGTCACTGCCGAGGCACCACCGCGGTTCGCCGAGGTCAAGCAAGCCTACGAGGAGGCAGGGGTCGTCCTCCCCGGGCTCGTGGTGAAGCGCTTCGAGGACGTCGAGCGATTCCACCGGTCCATCGTGGAGAATCGCCGGTCACACCTTCGCGCAGAAATCGATGCGGCGGAGGAGCGCATCCGAGCCCGGGATCATGAGAAGCAAGGGCTCGATGAGCGGCGTGCTCAGATCATGGGGCTCCTCGAATCGGGTGGCGCACTGGAGCATTTCTCGCAGCTCCAGGCCGAGGTCGCGCGCATCGAGAGCAACACGGAGAGCCTGCGCCGACGCTACGAGGCCGCCGACACGCTCGAACGAAAAGGGGCGGAACTCGAGGTCGAGCGGGCGAGGCTGCACCAGCGTCTCCAGGACGATCATCACGAGCAGCGAGACGTCATCGACGAGGCCGTCCTGACGTTCGAGAACCTCTCGACGGCGCTGTACGAGAAGGCTGGGAGCCTTACCGTCGAGGCTACGGTCAATGGCCCTGTGTTCGAGATCAAGATCGAGGCATCACGGAGCAAGGGCATCAACAACATGCAGATCTTCTGCTTCGACATGATGCTGATGGAGCTGTGGGCCAAGCGCGGTCGAGGCCCGGGGGTCCTCATCCACGACTCTCACTTGTTCGACGGCGTCGACGAGCGTCAGGTGGCGCACGCCCTCGAGATCGGCGCCGAGCGAGCGAAGCTTCACGGCTTCCAGTACATCGTGACGATGAACGAAGACGCGGTGCCTCGCGCGGCGCTTCCAAGCTCCTTCGACTTCGATCGCCACGTGCTCGACGTCAGGCTGACGGATGCCTCGGAGGGCGGCGGGTTGTTCGGCTTCCGGTTTGACTAG
- a CDS encoding ABC-three component system protein, translated as MFLRKQGTAFQDFFADMMDAVHPSDFERVRPYGNHGDLKCDGYLRSRGLVFQVYAPREMKLPALKRKISVDFNGAKKHWKKEMRGWVLVHNDADGLPAEAVKLLEDLRTQNPDLSIDQWGCEQMQQLALFMPRASLIKHFGRPPTRKDFDVLGFESLAEVLMTIRTAAPTPPDEILPVSPTKLEANALSRTVASYLQLGRERDRLVERYFEKHPNPLFGEEVATAFHSEYLRLRAERRRPDQVFAALQSFAGGSTRGDAEHEAAVLAVLSYLFDRCDIFEPADNKAASS; from the coding sequence GTGTTTCTTCGCAAGCAAGGGACTGCTTTTCAGGACTTCTTCGCGGACATGATGGACGCCGTGCACCCGAGCGACTTCGAGCGTGTGCGACCCTACGGCAACCACGGCGATCTGAAATGTGACGGATACCTCCGTTCCCGGGGGCTCGTCTTCCAGGTATATGCGCCGCGCGAGATGAAGCTCCCGGCGCTGAAGCGGAAGATAAGCGTCGACTTCAATGGTGCGAAGAAGCACTGGAAGAAGGAAATGCGGGGCTGGGTTCTCGTCCACAACGACGCAGACGGCCTCCCTGCGGAGGCCGTGAAGTTGCTCGAAGACCTCCGAACGCAGAATCCCGATTTGAGCATCGACCAGTGGGGCTGCGAGCAGATGCAGCAACTCGCGTTGTTCATGCCCCGGGCGAGCCTCATCAAGCATTTCGGACGACCACCCACCCGGAAGGACTTCGATGTGCTCGGCTTCGAGAGCCTTGCGGAGGTGCTGATGACGATCCGCACGGCAGCGCCGACGCCGCCCGACGAGATCCTGCCGGTGTCTCCAACCAAGCTGGAAGCGAATGCGCTCTCCAGGACGGTCGCCTCGTATCTTCAGCTGGGTCGTGAACGGGATCGTCTCGTCGAGCGGTACTTCGAGAAGCATCCGAACCCCCTGTTCGGTGAAGAGGTGGCGACGGCTTTTCACTCCGAGTACCTGCGGCTGCGAGCGGAGCGCCGCCGACCCGACCAGGTCTTCGCAGCGTTGCAGTCATTCGCCGGGGGCAGCACGAGAGGCGACGCAGAGCACGAGGCTGCGGTCCTGGCGGTCCTTTCCTACCTCTTCGACCGCTGCGACATCTTCGAGCCCGCAGACAACAAGGCCGCCTCGTCATGA
- a CDS encoding RHS repeat domain-containing protein produces MTTHEYVGRDEVITAPGQAVTRIASDSLGRPTAVGDPEGGVTRYTYGPFGGLRTVTTPAGATTLTERDAFGRVRRQVSPDRGVSTARYDGYGQKIASLDAAGREVTTRYDTLGRIYRQVDDDGVTEFRWDDAQHGVGQLALVVSPEGHRLRYGFDHLGRPATTTLELGGESFTSRLSYDVSGRLKRIEYPSAPGIGSFAVEREYDPYGRLRALKDTGSGAEFWRATAIDAGNRVTGERFGGGTATTLRAFDAARERVSRIETQAAGVAVQELSYLWNDRRKLVERSDGIHANVERFRYDLLDRLTCAQFGLINAALCQRPFTYGPDGNLLQKPGVGAYEYDPAQPHAVVRAGSAFYGYDAIGNQTSRPGATIAYTAFDLPKQISLTSGDTVDFEYDGLQQRVRKTTATQEIVSFGELYERVADVVTGAVEHRYHVRNDERIVSLVRRSTAQGTRTLHVHADHLGSIDVLTDGVTGSIAEKRSYDAFGAPRHPDWGSGQTPSPHELSSLGFTGHEADLDLGLVNMKGRIYDPKLGRFLTPDPLVPRPLFGQSWNGYSYVLNSPLSLVDPSGFQEQPPATEDGCSQGCTIWVFGPPREPKPPAPPKVVEGNLEEAAGVGSTQAPVDVGTSGVRGGWSPQLPAPLQALGRGDAIARRIMDGVRIGMARMLLESAKLGILGGTSRVYVAFTTLTAAWNGYKESGLPGALDAVNPASQMVEAGVEAYEAAAAEDWESAGASLFKAGSIGMSILATAVGVGGAITATVGSTAKAAGRAVGPARIVPNPHGKAGGPAHQGKIAQVVAEVRSRGLRADTEYRVVTPAGAKGSRYVDVIGKDAQGNVVEMHQVGRQTKNGQPVSREVKALDDIEGATGTRPRFHPYN; encoded by the coding sequence GTGACGACGCACGAGTACGTCGGGCGAGACGAGGTCATCACGGCGCCCGGGCAAGCGGTCACCCGCATCGCCAGCGACTCTCTGGGCAGGCCCACGGCGGTGGGCGATCCTGAAGGTGGTGTCACCCGGTACACCTACGGTCCCTTCGGTGGGCTGCGGACGGTGACCACGCCTGCTGGCGCCACGACGCTGACCGAGCGGGATGCGTTTGGCCGCGTGCGACGGCAGGTGAGCCCGGACCGGGGGGTCTCTACTGCGCGTTACGATGGCTACGGGCAGAAGATCGCATCGCTCGACGCGGCAGGCCGTGAGGTCACGACCCGCTACGACACGCTGGGTCGGATTTACAGGCAGGTCGACGACGACGGCGTCACCGAGTTCCGGTGGGACGATGCGCAGCATGGGGTCGGGCAGCTCGCGCTGGTGGTCAGCCCGGAAGGGCATCGGCTGCGCTACGGCTTCGACCACCTCGGGCGACCAGCGACGACGACGCTGGAACTCGGCGGGGAGAGCTTCACCAGTCGGCTGTCCTATGATGTGAGCGGGCGGCTCAAGCGGATCGAGTACCCGAGTGCGCCGGGGATCGGCAGCTTCGCCGTCGAGCGGGAGTACGATCCCTATGGGCGGCTGCGGGCGCTGAAGGACACGGGGTCGGGAGCGGAGTTCTGGCGCGCGACGGCGATCGATGCGGGCAACCGGGTCACGGGGGAGCGCTTCGGTGGGGGGACGGCCACCACGCTCCGCGCGTTCGACGCAGCGCGGGAGCGGGTGAGCCGCATCGAGACGCAGGCAGCGGGGGTGGCCGTCCAGGAACTCTCCTACCTCTGGAACGATCGTCGCAAGCTCGTCGAGCGCTCCGATGGGATCCACGCCAACGTCGAGCGCTTCCGCTACGATCTGCTGGACCGGCTCACCTGTGCGCAGTTCGGGCTGATCAACGCCGCCCTCTGCCAGCGTCCGTTCACCTACGGACCCGACGGCAACCTGCTCCAGAAGCCCGGCGTTGGCGCCTACGAGTACGACCCCGCGCAGCCCCACGCCGTCGTCCGAGCTGGCAGCGCGTTCTACGGCTACGACGCCATCGGCAACCAGACCTCGCGACCAGGCGCGACGATCGCCTACACCGCGTTCGACCTACCGAAGCAGATCTCCCTCACCAGCGGCGACACCGTCGACTTCGAGTACGACGGCCTCCAGCAGCGGGTGCGCAAGACCACGGCGACGCAGGAGATCGTCTCCTTCGGGGAGCTGTACGAGCGCGTGGCCGATGTCGTCACGGGAGCCGTCGAGCATCGCTACCACGTGCGCAACGACGAGCGCATCGTCTCTCTGGTACGGCGCTCGACAGCACAGGGCACACGCACGCTGCACGTCCATGCCGACCACCTCGGGTCGATTGACGTGCTCACCGACGGCGTGACCGGGAGCATCGCCGAGAAGCGTAGCTACGATGCCTTCGGGGCACCGCGCCATCCCGACTGGGGTTCGGGGCAGACGCCATCCCCCCACGAGCTGTCCTCGCTGGGCTTCACCGGGCACGAGGCCGACCTCGACCTCGGCCTCGTGAACATGAAGGGGCGCATCTACGACCCCAAGCTCGGCCGATTCCTCACGCCGGATCCGCTCGTGCCGCGGCCTCTCTTCGGGCAGAGCTGGAACGGCTACTCGTACGTGCTCAACAGCCCGCTGTCGCTGGTCGATCCCAGTGGGTTTCAGGAGCAGCCACCTGCCACGGAGGACGGGTGCTCGCAGGGCTGCACCATCTGGGTGTTCGGTCCCCCGCGCGAGCCCAAGCCACCCGCACCGCCCAAGGTCGTCGAGGGCAACCTGGAGGAAGCCGCGGGCGTCGGTTCGACCCAGGCGCCGGTCGATGTCGGGACCTCAGGGGTACGTGGCGGGTGGAGCCCGCAACTCCCGGCCCCGCTGCAAGCCCTGGGCCGTGGTGACGCCATCGCCAGGCGCATCATGGATGGCGTCCGCATTGGTATGGCCAGGATGCTGCTGGAATCCGCAAAGCTCGGCATCCTGGGTGGCACCAGCCGCGTCTACGTCGCCTTCACCACCCTCACCGCCGCCTGGAATGGCTACAAGGAGAGCGGGCTCCCCGGCGCTCTCGACGCCGTCAATCCCGCCAGCCAGATGGTCGAAGCTGGCGTGGAGGCCTACGAGGCTGCCGCCGCCGAGGACTGGGAGTCGGCTGGCGCAAGCTTGTTCAAGGCCGGATCGATCGGAATGTCGATCCTGGCGACGGCTGTTGGGGTCGGGGGCGCGATCACGGCCACCGTCGGGTCGACGGCGAAAGCGGCGGGGAGAGCGGTGGGACCCGCAAGGATCGTACCGAACCCTCATGGCAAGGCAGGCGGTCCGGCGCACCAAGGGAAGATAGCCCAGGTCGTGGCCGAGGTGAGATCTCGCGGCCTCAGGGCGGATACGGAGTACAGAGTCGTCACTCCGGCCGGAGCCAAGGGCTCGCGCTATGTCGATGTCATCGGAAAGGACGCCCAAGGAAACGTTGTGGAGATGCATCAAGTTGGACGCCAAACGAAGAATGGGCAGCCAGTATCTCGTGAGGTCAAGGCACTGGACGACATCGAGGGCGCGACCGGCACACGTCCCCGATTTCATCCTTACAACTGA
- a CDS encoding peptidoglycan-binding domain-containing protein: protein MSNSTLRIRDGFPDVSPNLREEVRRLQRLLVQLGFRLDTDGLFGRGTDDAVRAFQSSRGLLPDGIVGRDTWGALAKGGNAVPLPASTPAPGNSRVEYTKTVSDQKLRAKLSELAMLFGWRIKVHSGDRNHVPSGGSQTSLHLQKRAADFHVYNAQGQMISDKQGFKEIALSGLVSLDYELIWHGTQTSTGGPHLHLGRYGNDRNSQFKIEGTTASNKGRYIVQDLTAIRSL, encoded by the coding sequence ATGAGCAACAGCACGCTCCGCATCAGGGATGGGTTCCCCGACGTCTCCCCGAACTTGCGGGAAGAGGTGCGACGACTCCAGAGGCTGCTCGTGCAGCTCGGCTTCCGCCTCGACACCGACGGTCTCTTCGGCCGGGGGACCGACGACGCCGTGAGGGCGTTCCAGTCCTCGCGCGGCCTTCTGCCGGACGGCATCGTCGGGCGCGACACGTGGGGCGCGCTCGCCAAGGGGGGCAACGCCGTCCCCTTGCCAGCCAGCACGCCTGCGCCAGGCAACTCGCGGGTGGAGTACACGAAGACGGTCTCCGACCAGAAGCTCCGCGCGAAGCTGTCCGAGCTGGCGATGCTGTTCGGGTGGCGCATCAAGGTCCACAGCGGCGACCGCAACCACGTGCCCTCGGGCGGCAGCCAGACCAGCCTCCACCTCCAGAAGCGCGCGGCCGACTTCCACGTCTACAACGCGCAGGGGCAGATGATCTCCGACAAGCAAGGCTTCAAGGAGATCGCGCTGAGCGGTCTGGTCAGCCTCGACTACGAGCTGATCTGGCACGGCACGCAGACGTCGACCGGGGGGCCCCACCTGCACCTCGGCCGCTACGGCAACGACCGGAACAGTCAGTTCAAGATCGAGGGCACCACGGCCTCGAACAAGGGCCGGTACATCGTGCAGGACCTCACGGCGATCCGCTCGCTTTGA